A single window of Rhodamnia argentea isolate NSW1041297 chromosome 5, ASM2092103v1, whole genome shotgun sequence DNA harbors:
- the LOC115742046 gene encoding 5'-methylthioadenosine nucleosidase-like isoform X2, producing MSLLHVRSSADSKDDCERPISTIVFIIAMDAEALPILKRFNLAEDSTFFPGLPWIRYHGFYKDLQLNVIWPGKDLVLGVNNIGTIPAALVTCASVQALKPDLIINAGTAGGYMGRDLYGVGRRQSFSTPVLSAKLQLKDGVLSTGDSFDICPPDDAFIAANNANLVDMEGAAVAYVAGLLNIPSIFLKVVSNAVDGGKPSVEEFHQNLAAATSTLDRTVAEVVDFISGKSLSELSVSETFSLGSTRSS from the exons ATGTCGCTTCTTCACGTTCGATCAAGCGCCGACTCGAAAGATGACTGCGAAAGACCCATCTCCACCATCGTCTTCATCatcg CCATGGATGCCGAGGCACTTCCTATTCTGAAAAGGTTCAATCTTGCTGAGGATAGCACATT TTTTCCAGGTCTCCCTTGGATTCGGTACCATGGGTTTTACAAAGATTTGCAACTGAACGTGATTTGGCCGGGGAAAGATTTAGTTCTTG GTGTTAATAATATTGGGACTATTCCAGCAGCACTCGTGACATGTGCTTCGGTCCAGGCATTGAAGCCAGATCTCATCATAAATGCAGGCACAGCTGGTGGCTATATG GGTCGTGATCTGTATGGAGTTGGCCGACGACAGTCCTTCTCAACGCCTGTTCTTTCAGCCAAGCTTCAACTGAAG GATGGAGTACTATCCACTGGTGACTCCTTTGATATTTGCCCGCCGGATGATGCATTCATTGCTGCTAATAATGCTAACCTTGTAGACATGGAG GGAGCAGCTGTTGCGTATGTGGCAGGTCTATTAAACATCCCCTCTATATTCTTGAAAGTTGTGAGCAATGCCGTTGATGGTGGCAAGCCATCTGTAGAGGAATTTCACCAGAATTTGGCAGCGGCGACGTCTACCCTAGATCGGACAGTTGCAGAAGTTGTGGACTTCATCAGTGGGAAGTCCCTGTCTGAACTCTCCGTCTCTGAAACGTTTTCTCTGGGCTCTACAAGATCTTCCTGA
- the LOC115742052 gene encoding aspartyl protease family protein At5g10770-like: MESSYFCAFKGARLFLSLQILMICFMPKGHTYGVEGKIASHTASISSLLPSPSCSSSTSKASDRKSTLEVIHKHGPCSHLVQGPSPLNHTKLLLQDESRVNWIQSQSSNGSDGLEDSAAARLPARSGITIGTGNYVVTIGLGTPKKNLTLAFDTGSPLTWTQCEPCVRSCYNQSEPRFNPSQSSSYANISCTSTSCSQLGHLECSGTTCLYFIRYGDQSTTTGFFATEKLTLTPTEVIDNFEFGCGEKNRGLFLGAAGLMGLSDDKISIVQQTAAKYGKHFSYCLPSSPSSTGHLTFGKDGGASSSVSFTPLSKIPPSSQFYRISIEGISVGGNRLSIPSTVFSSGGAIIDSGTVITRLPPTAYSALRDAFRTAMANYTKAPAFSLFDTCYDFSKESTVVVPFITFSFAGGVEVNLDLSGILYPVQSSQICLAFAANPADSNLGIYGNTQQKTFDVVYDVAGGKLGFGSNGCS, encoded by the exons ATGGAGAGCTCCTATTTCTGCGCGTTCAAGGGGGCtcgcctctttctctctctccagatCCTCATGATCTGCTTCATGCCCAAAGGCCATACATATGGAGTGGAAGGGAAGATTGCAAGCCACACTGCATCAATCAGCTCTCTATTGCCTTCTCCTTCTTGCTCGTCTTCCACTAgcaaag CTAGCGACCGAAAGTCGACCTTGGAAGTAATTCACAAGCATGGCCCATGCTCTCACCTTGTTCAAGGCCCCAGTCCTCTAAATCACACTAAACTCCTGCTCCAAGATGAATCAAGAGTCAACTGGATTCAGTCCCAGTCCTCCAACGGCAGTGACGGCCTAGAAGATTCGGCCGCAGCCAGACTTCCTGCGAGGTCCGGCATCACCATCGGCACTGGCAATTACGTGGTGACAATAGGCCTCGGCACGCCCAAAAAGAACCTCACTCTCGCATTCGACACCGGCAGCCCCCTCACTTGGACCCAGTGCGAGCCATGCGTCAGATCATGCTACAATCAGTCCGAACCGCGCTTTAACCCATCTCAATCGTCGTCCTACGCTAACATCTCGTGCACCTCGACGTCTTGCTCCCAACTTG GTCATTTGGAATGCTCCGGAACGACATGCCTATATTTCATTCGATATGGCGACCAATCAACTACGACCGGCTTCTTCGCAACCGAGAAGTTGACTCTAACACCGACGGAGGTGATCGACAATTTTGAATTCGGCTGCGGAGAAAAAAACCGAGGCCTTTTCCTTGGAGCAGCAGGTTTGATGGGACTATCAGATGACAAGATCTCCATCGTGCAACAAACCGCGGCCAAATATGGCAAGCATTTCTCCTACTGCTTGCCCTCCTCCCCTAGCTCCACCGGACACTTGACTTTCGGCAAAGACGGTGGTGCATCAAGCTCGGTTAGCTTCACCCCGTTATCAAAGATCCCACCAAGCTCGCAATTCTACAGAATAAGTATCGAAGGAATCAGTGTAGGAGGGAATCGCCTATCGATACCATCGACGGTTTTTTCAAGTGGAGGCGCCATCATCGACTCGGGAACTGTTATTACCCGATTGCCCCCAACTGCTTATAGTGCCTTGAGAGATGCATTTAGGACAGCAATGGCGAATTACACGAAGGCACCGGCATTTAGCCTATTCGATACTTGCTATGACTTTAGCAAAGAGAGCACAGTCGTGGTCCCATTCATAACGTTCTCTTTCGCCGGCGGAGTCGAAGTCAATTTGGACCTTAGCGGAATATTATACCCTGTCCAGTCCTCTCAAATTTGCCTAGCCTTTGCAGCGAATCCTGCTGACAGTAATCTGGGCATCTATGGTAACACGCAGCAGAAAACGTTTGATGTTGTCTATGACGTTGCCGGAGGGAAGCTCGGTTTCGGTTCGAATGGCTGCTCCTAA
- the LOC115742029 gene encoding 5'-methylthioadenosine nucleosidase-like: MAPHGDGSDAAEEAAVVEAEKRPISTIVILIAMQTEALPLVDRFQLIEDRESLFPKGVPWVRYHGTYKHLNVNLIWPGKDPSFGVDSVGTISASLVTYASIQALQPDLIINAGTAGGFKAKGASISDVFLASEVAFHDRRIPIPVFDLYGVGLRQAFSTPNLVRELSLKVGKLSTGDSLDMSQQDEASIIANDATIKDMEGAAVAYVADILKVPAIFVKAVTDIVDGDKPTAEEFLQNLAAVTAALDQTVSQVVEFLSRKCLSDL, encoded by the exons ATGGCTCCTCACGGCGACGGATCGGACGCTGCCGAGGAAGCCGCAGTCGTCGAGGCTGAGAAGCGTCCTATTTCGACCATCGTCATCTTGATCG CTATGCAAACTGAAGCACTTCCACTGGTCGACAGGTTTCAGCTCATCGAGGATCGAGAGTCCTT GTTCCCTAAGGGGGTCCCTTGGGTTCGTTACCATGGTACTTACAAACACTTGAACGTGAATTTGATCTGGCCCGGAAAAGATCCTTCATTCG GGGTTGACAGTGTTGGCACAATTTCTGCATCCCTGGTGACTTATGCTTCTATTCAGGCATTGCAGCCTGACCTAATCATAAATGCCGGTACCGCTGGTGGCTtcaag GCTAAAGGAGCAAGCATCAGCGATGTGTTTCTGGCATCTGAGGTTGCTTTCCATGATAGAAGAATACCTATCCCT GTTTTTGATCTGTATGGAGTTGGGTTACGACAGGCATTCTCAACACCAAATCTTGTGAGAGAACTCAGCTTGAAG GTTGGCAAGCTGTCGACTGGAGACTCTCTGGACATGTCCCAACAAGATGAAGCATCAATTATTGCAAATGATGCAACAATCAAAGATATGGAG GGTGCAGCTGTTGCTTATGTAGCCGACATCTTGAAAGTTCCTGCGATATTTGTAAAAGCAGTGACCGACATCGTGGACGGTGACAAACCGACCGCGGAAGAATTCTTGCAAAATTTGGCGGCGGTTACTGCTGCCCTCGATCAGACAGTCTCTCAAGTCGTTGAATTCCTCAGCAGGAAGTGCCTTTCTGACCTCTGA
- the LOC115742046 gene encoding 5'-methylthioadenosine nucleosidase-like isoform X1, whose translation MSLLHVRSSADSKDDCERPISTIVFIIAMDAEALPILKRFNLAEDSTFFPGLPWIRYHGFYKDLQLNVIWPGKDLVLGVNNIGTIPAALVTCASVQALKPDLIINAGTAGGYMSKGANMEDVFLVSSVAFHHRRIPLPGRDLYGVGRRQSFSTPVLSAKLQLKDGVLSTGDSFDICPPDDAFIAANNANLVDMEGAAVAYVAGLLNIPSIFLKVVSNAVDGGKPSVEEFHQNLAAATSTLDRTVAEVVDFISGKSLSELSVSETFSLGSTRSS comes from the exons ATGTCGCTTCTTCACGTTCGATCAAGCGCCGACTCGAAAGATGACTGCGAAAGACCCATCTCCACCATCGTCTTCATCatcg CCATGGATGCCGAGGCACTTCCTATTCTGAAAAGGTTCAATCTTGCTGAGGATAGCACATT TTTTCCAGGTCTCCCTTGGATTCGGTACCATGGGTTTTACAAAGATTTGCAACTGAACGTGATTTGGCCGGGGAAAGATTTAGTTCTTG GTGTTAATAATATTGGGACTATTCCAGCAGCACTCGTGACATGTGCTTCGGTCCAGGCATTGAAGCCAGATCTCATCATAAATGCAGGCACAGCTGGTGGCTATATG TCGAAAGGAGCAAACATGGAGGATGTTTTTCTTGTATCAAGTGTTGCTTTCCATCATAGAAGGATACCTCTTCCC GGTCGTGATCTGTATGGAGTTGGCCGACGACAGTCCTTCTCAACGCCTGTTCTTTCAGCCAAGCTTCAACTGAAG GATGGAGTACTATCCACTGGTGACTCCTTTGATATTTGCCCGCCGGATGATGCATTCATTGCTGCTAATAATGCTAACCTTGTAGACATGGAG GGAGCAGCTGTTGCGTATGTGGCAGGTCTATTAAACATCCCCTCTATATTCTTGAAAGTTGTGAGCAATGCCGTTGATGGTGGCAAGCCATCTGTAGAGGAATTTCACCAGAATTTGGCAGCGGCGACGTCTACCCTAGATCGGACAGTTGCAGAAGTTGTGGACTTCATCAGTGGGAAGTCCCTGTCTGAACTCTCCGTCTCTGAAACGTTTTCTCTGGGCTCTACAAGATCTTCCTGA